From Paracoccus aminovorans, one genomic window encodes:
- a CDS encoding permease, whose amino-acid sequence MTMNFDPGPEAPEGPFVPGAGMAPDMSVVEIADGLFWSYAADLDRLRRKITAGETDDLKESGKLVRALRDATQMVLEERNKVDKLRKDAAGQVGAGALDLVAARDEIGRRLACLRRAGGS is encoded by the coding sequence ATGACGATGAATTTCGATCCGGGGCCGGAGGCTCCGGAAGGGCCTTTCGTGCCCGGCGCCGGCATGGCGCCTGACATGAGCGTGGTCGAGATCGCGGATGGGCTGTTCTGGTCCTATGCGGCGGATCTGGACCGGCTTCGCCGCAAGATCACGGCGGGCGAGACCGACGATTTGAAGGAATCCGGCAAGCTGGTGCGCGCCCTGCGGGACGCGACCCAGATGGTGCTGGAGGAAAGGAACAAGGTTGACAAGCTTCGCAAGGATGCTGCCGGACAGGTCGGTGCAGGCGCACTCGACCTTGTCGCGGCACGAGATGAAATCGGGCGCCGCCTGGCTTGCCTCCGCCGAGCCGGAGGAAGTTGA
- a CDS encoding DNA-packaging protein translates to MKSGAAWLASAEPEEVDEFLGGLSDNALAALPWLFEFWALPHQLPPEGDWKTWVIMGGRGAGKTRAGSEWVRAQVEGPTPDAPGLAHRVALVSETFDQARDVMVFGESGILACSPPDRRPVWEAGRRRLLWPNGATAQVYSAHEPEALRGPQFDAAWVDELAKWKKADDSWDMLQFALRLGQHPQQVVTTTPKNVGVLKRILGNASTVTTYAPTDANRAYLAESFLAEVEARYAGTRLGRQELEGLLLEDVEGALWTTGMVERCRVEACPKLSRIVVAVDPAVTSGAASDECGIVVAGVVSEGPVTDWRAYVLEDASIRGGPVDWARAVIAAMQRHGAERLVAEVNQGGDLVESVIRQVDPLVPFRALRAGRGKGLRAEPVAALYEQGRVHHLRGLGALEDQMCRMSVAGYEGKGSPDRLDALVWAIHELVIEPGAAWRRPAVRGL, encoded by the coding sequence ATGAAATCGGGCGCCGCCTGGCTTGCCTCCGCCGAGCCGGAGGAAGTTGACGAATTCCTGGGGGGCCTCAGCGACAATGCCTTGGCCGCCTTGCCCTGGTTGTTCGAGTTCTGGGCGCTGCCGCATCAGCTGCCGCCCGAGGGCGACTGGAAGACCTGGGTCATCATGGGCGGGCGCGGCGCGGGCAAGACCCGGGCCGGGTCCGAATGGGTGCGCGCGCAGGTCGAGGGGCCGACGCCGGACGCGCCGGGCCTGGCGCATCGCGTGGCGCTGGTGTCCGAGACCTTCGATCAGGCGCGGGACGTGATGGTCTTTGGCGAGTCGGGCATTCTGGCCTGCTCGCCCCCCGACCGGCGCCCGGTCTGGGAGGCCGGGCGGCGCCGGCTGCTCTGGCCGAATGGCGCGACCGCGCAGGTCTATTCGGCGCATGAGCCCGAGGCGTTGCGCGGGCCTCAGTTCGACGCGGCCTGGGTCGACGAGTTGGCGAAGTGGAAGAAGGCCGATGACAGCTGGGACATGCTGCAATTCGCGCTGCGGCTCGGGCAGCATCCGCAGCAGGTCGTCACCACCACGCCGAAGAACGTCGGGGTGCTGAAGCGGATTCTGGGCAATGCCTCGACAGTCACGACCTATGCGCCGACCGATGCGAACCGCGCCTATCTGGCCGAGAGCTTCCTGGCCGAGGTCGAGGCGCGCTATGCCGGCACGCGGCTGGGCCGGCAGGAGCTGGAAGGCCTGCTGCTGGAGGATGTCGAGGGGGCGCTGTGGACCACCGGAATGGTCGAGCGCTGTCGGGTCGAGGCTTGCCCGAAGCTGTCGCGCATCGTGGTCGCGGTCGATCCGGCGGTGACCTCGGGCGCGGCTTCGGACGAATGCGGCATCGTCGTGGCGGGCGTGGTCAGCGAGGGGCCGGTCACCGACTGGCGGGCCTATGTGCTGGAGGACGCCTCGATCCGGGGCGGGCCGGTGGACTGGGCGCGGGCCGTCATCGCAGCGATGCAGCGCCACGGTGCCGAGCGGCTGGTGGCCGAGGTCAACCAGGGCGGCGACCTGGTCGAGAGCGTGATCCGCCAGGTCGATCCGCTGGTGCCGTTCCGGGCCTTGCGGGCCGGGCGCGGAAAGGGCTTGCGGGCCGAGCCGGTCGCGGCGCTTTACGAGCAGGGCCGGGTGCATCACCTGCGGGGCCTGGGCGCGCTGGAGGACCAGATGTGCCGCATGAGCGTCGCGGGCTATGAGGGCAAGGGCTCGCCCGACCGGCTGGATGCCCTGGTCTGGGCGATCCACGAGCTGGTGATCGAGCCGGGAGCGGCCTGGCGGCGGCCGGCGGTGCGGGGCCTTTAG
- a CDS encoding phage portal protein, producing the protein MAFPWFGRAAAPAVEVERKASAAGKVVALAAGSGRVVWSPRDTVSLTHAGFVGNPVGFRAVRLIAEAAAAVPLVCQDRERRYDMHPVLDLLRRPNAGQGRAELFEALFGQVLLSGNGYLEAVGEGAKGLPAELHVLRSDRMAVVPGEDGWPSAYEYAVGGRKYRFDMAGSPDPICHIRSFHPLDDHYGLSPMQAAAVAVDVHNSASGWSKALLDNAARPSGAIVYKGADGQGSLSPDQYDRLVTEMEMHHQGARNAGRPMLLEGGLDWKPMGFSPSDMEFHETKLAAAREIAQAFGVPPMLIGIPGEATYANYAEAHRAFYRLTVLPLVARVASAVAWWLSEHLGAEIDLRADPDQVPALAEERDSHWRRIDAASFLTEAEKRAALGLPPLAEG; encoded by the coding sequence ATGGCATTTCCCTGGTTCGGGCGAGCGGCTGCGCCCGCTGTCGAGGTCGAGAGAAAGGCCAGCGCCGCGGGCAAGGTGGTGGCGCTGGCGGCAGGCTCGGGGCGGGTGGTCTGGTCGCCGCGCGACACGGTCAGCCTGACCCATGCCGGTTTTGTCGGCAATCCGGTCGGGTTCCGTGCCGTGCGGCTGATCGCCGAGGCCGCCGCCGCCGTGCCGCTGGTCTGCCAGGACCGCGAGCGGCGCTATGACATGCATCCGGTCCTGGACCTGTTGCGGCGGCCCAATGCCGGGCAGGGCCGGGCCGAGCTGTTCGAGGCGCTGTTCGGGCAGGTCCTGCTGAGCGGCAACGGCTATCTGGAGGCCGTGGGCGAGGGCGCCAAGGGGCTGCCGGCCGAGCTGCATGTGCTGCGCTCGGACCGGATGGCGGTGGTGCCGGGCGAGGATGGCTGGCCCTCGGCCTATGAATATGCGGTGGGCGGGCGCAAGTACCGTTTCGACATGGCGGGCAGTCCGGATCCGATCTGCCATATCCGCAGCTTCCATCCGCTGGACGATCATTACGGCTTGTCGCCGATGCAGGCGGCGGCGGTGGCGGTGGATGTGCACAACAGCGCGTCGGGCTGGTCGAAGGCGCTGCTGGACAACGCGGCGCGGCCGAGCGGGGCCATCGTATACAAGGGGGCGGATGGGCAGGGCAGCCTGTCGCCCGACCAGTATGACCGGCTGGTGACCGAGATGGAGATGCACCACCAGGGCGCGCGGAACGCCGGGCGGCCGATGCTGCTGGAGGGCGGGCTCGACTGGAAGCCGATGGGGTTCTCGCCCAGCGACATGGAGTTTCACGAGACGAAGCTGGCGGCGGCGCGGGAGATTGCGCAGGCCTTTGGCGTGCCGCCGATGCTGATCGGCATTCCGGGCGAGGCGACCTATGCCAATTACGCCGAGGCGCATCGGGCGTTTTACCGGCTGACCGTGCTGCCTCTGGTGGCGCGGGTGGCGAGTGCGGTGGCCTGGTGGTTGTCCGAGCATCTGGGCGCCGAGATCGATCTGCGGGCCGATCCGGACCAGGTTCCGGCCCTGGCCGAGGAGCGCGACAGCCATTGGCGGCGGATCGATGCGGCGAGTTTCCTGACCGAGGCCGAGAAGCGCGCCGCCTTGGGGCTGCCGCCGCTGGCGGAGGGCTGA
- a CDS encoding GTA head formation protein, RCAP_rcc01685 family produces MEGSRFVKEPFDWHDQRFDTQERIMALQFGQVERRLERIEGLIEGLERRLWMTVYGVVAVILTQAVQSILSFTPKGG; encoded by the coding sequence ATGGAGGGCTCGCGCTTCGTCAAGGAGCCCTTCGACTGGCACGACCAGCGCTTCGACACGCAGGAGCGGATCATGGCGCTGCAATTCGGCCAGGTCGAGCGGCGGCTGGAGCGGATCGAGGGGCTGATCGAGGGGCTGGAGCGGCGGCTGTGGATGACGGTCTATGGCGTCGTCGCCGTGATCCTGACCCAGGCGGTGCAGTCGATCCTGAGTTTTACGCCGAAAGGAGGCTGA
- a CDS encoding HK97 family phage prohead protease has protein sequence MDSKDYGLELKYAAGAALVSDGTQLEGYASLFGLTDQGGDIVVRGAYATSLKRLQARGDKVRMLWQHDPARPIGVWDEIREDDKGLWVKGRLLPEVAQAREAAALIEAGAIDGLSIGYRTVAAERDGKGRRMLSEVELWEVSLVTFPMLAEAKVGRKADAGLNEMAAAFRAATKALRAE, from the coding sequence ATGGATTCAAAGGATTACGGGCTGGAGCTGAAATATGCGGCCGGCGCGGCGCTGGTGTCGGACGGCACGCAGCTTGAGGGCTATGCGAGCCTGTTCGGCCTGACCGACCAGGGCGGCGACATTGTCGTCAGGGGCGCCTATGCCACCAGTCTGAAGCGGCTGCAGGCGCGCGGCGACAAGGTGCGGATGCTGTGGCAGCACGATCCCGCCCGGCCTATCGGCGTCTGGGACGAGATCCGCGAGGACGACAAGGGGTTGTGGGTCAAGGGGCGGCTTCTGCCCGAGGTGGCGCAGGCCCGCGAGGCGGCGGCGCTGATCGAGGCGGGTGCCATCGACGGGCTGTCGATCGGCTATCGCACCGTCGCGGCCGAGCGCGACGGCAAGGGCCGGCGGATGCTTTCCGAGGTCGAGCTGTGGGAGGTGTCGCTGGTCACCTTCCCGATGCTGGCCGAGGCCAAGGTCGGGCGTAAGGCCGATGCGGGGCTGAACGAGATGGCGGCGGCCTTTCGGGCCGCGACCAAGGCGCTGCGCGCCGAGTGA